One Flagellimonas sp. CMM7 genomic region harbors:
- a CDS encoding OmpA family protein: MSNLNKDAEYWSAPTLGTTDYFNECSKTKLGIPLNFKGNQEAFEGNGYAGLYLFAPKDYREYIQVKLSETLKKGHRYRLSLSLSLSEKSDGAVMDIGAVFSEKPLSIHTKRQLSNATLASEITKTTHAKQFSSNGFYNDKKNWMQVELDIVAKGFESTLILGNFKSNGGTNYLDFGKNTVNDEGYSYYYLDDIMLVYLGPDYKPNQSYVLNHVNFDFDRFELEPKAKQSLKDVYEYLKKNPSLKVSISGHTDDLGSEEYNEILSNERANTVARHLMQLGLEKTRITHAGYGNKIPLDSTLTDKARRKNRRVEFVMTEFVDE, encoded by the coding sequence ATGAGCAATCTAAACAAGGACGCTGAATATTGGAGCGCTCCAACACTGGGAACTACGGATTATTTTAATGAATGTAGTAAGACCAAACTAGGAATTCCATTAAATTTTAAAGGGAACCAAGAAGCTTTTGAGGGAAATGGCTATGCGGGCTTGTATTTGTTCGCTCCAAAAGATTATAGAGAATACATTCAGGTAAAGTTATCTGAAACCTTAAAAAAAGGCCATAGATATAGACTTAGCCTTTCTTTGAGCCTTTCTGAAAAGTCTGATGGAGCAGTAATGGATATTGGTGCCGTATTTTCGGAAAAACCTTTGTCTATACATACCAAGAGACAGCTTTCCAATGCTACCTTGGCTTCCGAGATTACAAAAACCACGCATGCCAAACAATTTTCATCCAATGGGTTTTATAATGATAAGAAGAACTGGATGCAGGTTGAATTGGACATTGTTGCCAAAGGATTTGAAAGTACCCTTATTTTAGGGAACTTTAAAAGTAACGGAGGTACAAATTACCTGGATTTTGGGAAAAATACGGTCAATGACGAAGGGTATTCATATTATTATTTAGATGATATTATGCTTGTTTACCTAGGTCCCGATTATAAGCCCAATCAGAGTTATGTGCTAAATCATGTTAATTTTGATTTTGATCGCTTTGAGTTGGAACCTAAAGCAAAACAAAGTTTGAAGGATGTTTATGAGTATTTAAAAAAGAACCCTAGTCTAAAAGTATCCATTAGTGGACATACAGACGATCTGGGATCAGAAGAATACAATGAGATATTGTCCAATGAAAGAGCCAATACCGTTGCGCGCCACCTAATGCAATTGGGGCTTGAAAAAACGCGTATTACCCATGCAGGGTATGGAAACAAAATTCCTTTGGACAGCACACTTACCGATAAAGCCAGAAGAAAAAATCGGAGAGTTGAATTTGTGATGACCGAATTTGTTGATGAATGA
- a CDS encoding OmpA family protein, whose protein sequence is MFYKVTRVFLFLSFCFLLGTPIFGQNLILNPGFENYKSCPENITNFGTLLEDVSLPTSSSGDYFNTCGSSDFSVPTNFKGSQKATEGSGYVGLYFYALNDYREYIQLNTSKTLREKHPYKVTLQLSLAETSSLALKNMSIVLVNKKVKVPNGSALTGSRLDLQEDIAFQVVKLKPNKSLANTDEWITLTAEFEAKGFENHIIVGNFNNNVNTELLEQEGTVLSSDFSYYYVDNVGLEELPRVNYEKDKIYVLERNPFEPKGYELDAEAIASVKKIFKYLKENAEVQMKITGHSDNVGQPGYNKFISSLRARAVALYLKNLGIEDNRIVWEGVGDTRPLGNGKIKESHLSNRRVEFVMTQFEDK, encoded by the coding sequence ATGTTTTATAAGGTTACTCGTGTTTTTTTATTTCTCAGTTTTTGCTTTTTGCTAGGGACTCCAATTTTTGGACAAAACTTAATTCTAAACCCTGGCTTTGAAAATTATAAATCCTGTCCAGAGAACATCACCAATTTTGGCACTTTGCTGGAAGATGTTTCTTTACCAACTTCAAGTTCGGGGGACTACTTCAACACATGTGGTTCAAGTGATTTTAGTGTTCCAACCAATTTTAAGGGTTCACAAAAGGCGACTGAAGGTTCTGGTTACGTAGGTCTTTATTTCTATGCTTTAAATGATTACCGTGAATATATCCAGTTGAATACTAGCAAAACACTTAGGGAAAAACATCCATATAAAGTCACATTGCAATTGAGTCTTGCCGAAACTTCTAGCTTGGCTTTGAAAAATATGTCAATTGTACTGGTCAATAAAAAAGTAAAGGTTCCCAACGGTTCAGCTTTGACCGGTTCTCGTTTGGATTTACAAGAGGATATAGCATTTCAAGTAGTAAAGCTTAAACCAAACAAATCATTGGCAAACACAGATGAGTGGATAACGCTAACTGCTGAATTTGAAGCCAAGGGTTTTGAAAACCATATTATCGTTGGCAACTTCAATAACAATGTAAATACAGAATTATTGGAACAAGAGGGTACTGTGCTATCCAGTGATTTTTCCTATTATTATGTTGATAATGTGGGTCTTGAAGAATTACCAAGGGTCAATTATGAAAAAGACAAGATATACGTTCTAGAACGCAATCCATTTGAACCAAAAGGATACGAACTGGATGCTGAAGCCATTGCGAGCGTTAAAAAAATATTCAAGTATCTCAAAGAAAATGCTGAGGTACAAATGAAGATCACAGGTCATTCAGATAATGTTGGACAACCTGGATACAACAAATTCATATCTTCTTTGAGAGCCAGGGCAGTTGCACTATACCTTAAAAACCTTGGCATTGAAGACAATCGTATTGTTTGGGAAGGTGTTGGCGATACAAGACCGCTCGGAAATGGAAAAATCAAAGAGAGTCATCTTTCCAATCGTAGAGTAGAGTTTGTAATGACCCAATTTGAAGATAAATAA
- a CDS encoding amidohydrolase — translation MNKFLFYFSITLLFASCNSKEEIDLIVFNANVYTVDANFSKATSIAVKDGKIVAVTDVEDINQKYKAKKEIDAEGKTIVPGLIDAHCHFYGLGLTQQVVDLVGTSSFDEIIDKVVAFQKEHPTNFIQGRGWDQNDWEVKEFPTKDKLDELFPDTPIALERVDGHAYLVNQKALDLAGITASTEVEGGEIVKKDGKITGVLVDNPQRMIDAVIPQPNRTTQIQALKDAERLCLDYGLTTVNDAGLYKPTIELIDSLQNAGELSIRVYAMVSNTKENLDYYLDKGIIKTDRLNVRSVKVYGDGALGSRGAALREPYSDKEGHFGAMITPVDQIEGLAERIAASEYQMNTHAIGDSANIVVLRAYKKALEGKPNRRWKVEHAQVISEADFDYFENGIIPSIQPTHATSDMYWAEDRLGEERVQGAYAFKTLLDKAGTVALGTDFPVERVSPFLTFYAAVARQDLEKYPEGGFQMKDALSREETLKGMTIWAAHSNFEESEKGSIEIGKFADFIILSDDIMTMPVDGIPNLEAEQVFVGGNQVK, via the coding sequence ATGAATAAGTTTCTTTTCTATTTTTCAATTACTCTTTTGTTTGCTTCCTGTAATTCAAAAGAAGAGATAGATTTAATCGTTTTCAACGCGAATGTCTATACGGTAGATGCCAATTTCTCCAAAGCAACGAGTATTGCTGTAAAAGATGGGAAAATTGTGGCGGTTACTGATGTTGAGGATATCAATCAAAAATATAAGGCAAAGAAAGAGATAGATGCGGAAGGAAAAACTATTGTTCCTGGATTAATAGACGCGCATTGTCACTTTTATGGATTGGGACTTACCCAACAAGTTGTGGATTTAGTTGGTACCTCTAGTTTTGATGAGATCATTGATAAAGTAGTTGCATTTCAAAAAGAACATCCAACCAACTTTATTCAAGGTAGGGGATGGGACCAAAATGATTGGGAGGTCAAAGAATTCCCTACAAAAGATAAGCTGGACGAACTATTTCCTGATACACCTATCGCCTTAGAAAGAGTGGACGGACATGCTTATTTGGTCAATCAAAAAGCTTTGGATTTAGCAGGAATTACTGCTAGCACTGAGGTAGAGGGCGGTGAAATTGTAAAAAAGGATGGAAAAATAACGGGTGTGTTGGTAGATAACCCTCAAAGAATGATAGATGCCGTTATTCCACAACCGAACAGGACAACTCAAATTCAGGCGCTAAAAGATGCGGAACGTTTATGTTTGGATTATGGTTTGACTACGGTTAATGATGCAGGATTGTACAAGCCCACAATTGAGTTGATTGATAGTTTGCAAAATGCTGGAGAATTGTCAATAAGGGTGTACGCTATGGTAAGCAATACCAAAGAAAACCTAGATTATTATTTGGATAAAGGAATTATCAAGACAGATAGGTTAAATGTTCGCTCCGTAAAAGTTTATGGTGATGGTGCTTTGGGCTCTCGTGGAGCGGCACTAAGAGAACCATATTCGGATAAAGAAGGACATTTTGGTGCCATGATTACTCCTGTGGACCAAATTGAAGGTTTAGCAGAACGTATTGCGGCTTCGGAATACCAGATGAATACCCATGCCATTGGAGATTCTGCCAATATTGTTGTTTTGAGAGCTTATAAAAAAGCGCTTGAAGGAAAGCCAAATAGACGTTGGAAAGTGGAGCATGCGCAAGTAATCTCAGAAGCAGATTTTGATTATTTTGAAAATGGGATAATTCCATCCATACAGCCTACACATGCTACTAGCGACATGTACTGGGCAGAAGATCGTTTGGGTGAGGAACGTGTGCAAGGCGCCTATGCTTTTAAAACATTATTGGATAAAGCAGGTACAGTGGCCTTGGGTACCGATTTCCCTGTAGAACGCGTAAGTCCGTTTTTAACATTTTATGCAGCTGTGGCACGTCAAGATTTGGAAAAGTATCCTGAGGGAGGTTTTCAAATGAAGGATGCCCTCTCCCGAGAAGAAACCTTAAAAGGAATGACAATTTGGGCTGCACATTCTAACTTTGAAGAAAGTGAAAAAGGGAGTATAGAGATTGGGAAATTTGCTGACTTTATTATTTTAAGTGATGATATTATGACCATGCCAGTTGACGGTATCCCTAACCTAGAAGCTGAGCAAGTTTTTGTTGGAGGAAATCAAGTAAAATAA
- a CDS encoding DUF2911 domain-containing protein, translating into MKNVFLLTFLTLTLVFSTEATAQKFGGLDKSPADIAAYPSSYRVSEKAVRVIYSRPQLKGRSLSELAPAGKVWRTGANEAPEITFYKDATIGGKSVKAGTYALFTIPGESEWTVILNSNLNQWGAYSYDSAADVARVTAKASTDSESLEAFSIAFDEAGKNMVMGWGTTRVSLAMSL; encoded by the coding sequence ATGAAAAATGTATTCTTACTTACTTTCTTAACCCTAACATTGGTTTTTTCTACGGAAGCCACTGCACAAAAGTTTGGTGGTTTAGATAAAAGCCCTGCGGACATAGCTGCATATCCTTCTAGTTATAGAGTTTCGGAAAAAGCTGTTCGCGTAATTTATAGTCGCCCACAGTTAAAAGGTCGTAGTCTTTCTGAACTTGCGCCAGCAGGTAAGGTTTGGAGAACTGGAGCTAACGAAGCACCAGAAATTACTTTTTACAAGGATGCCACCATTGGCGGAAAATCTGTAAAAGCTGGAACTTATGCATTGTTTACCATTCCTGGAGAGAGTGAATGGACTGTTATTTTGAACAGCAATTTAAATCAGTGGGGCGCATACTCCTATGATAGTGCTGCAGATGTTGCAAGAGTTACTGCTAAAGCCAGTACCGACAGCGAGTCTTTGGAAGCATTCTCTATTGCTTTTGATGAAGCTGGAAAAAATATGGTCATGGGATGGGGAACCACTCGTGTTTCTTTAGCTATGAGCCTATAA